Within the Streptomyces sp. NBC_00353 genome, the region GATGCCCAGCAGAGCGCGCAGCTCGTCACGGAGCAGCGGTCCGTACGGGAAGGGGGTACCGGACCGCAGCAGCAGGGCACCGAGCACGGCGTCGCACAGGGCCGTGAGCACGAGCAGTACGAGCAGGAAGAGCGCGAAGTACGGGCCGTCGCCGAACCAGACGGCGGACCGGCCGGAATTGTGGAGCGGCTGGAAGCACACAGCGGCGAACGAGACGATGATGATCCGCCGGGCCACCTGATCGGCGGTGGGCCCACTGCCACGTGCCACATGGGGCACGGCGGCGACGAGCTGCGCCGCGACGAGAACAGCGATGACCTGCAGGGCTCCGTGGCTGGTGGGCTCCCCGCCGCTGCGGCCGAGAAGCGCATACGCGAGCGCTCCGGCGGCGCCGAGCGGCGCGGGCTCCCGCTCACCGGGCAGCGCACCCCAGCGGGCCAGCTCACCGACGGTGATGAGCACGCCGAAGGTGAGGGCAAGCCCGGGTTCGTGGAGACCGTGCCAGAGGGTGTGGGCGAGACCGGCGACGGCGAGCGCACCGGCGGCGCCACGGACGGCCAGGACAGCGGGGGGCAGCCTCGTCCGGCTCCGACCGCGACTCACCGGGTCCGGTCCACGGACGGCTGCGCCCCAGGTGCGAGCCCGTACCCGTCCGCAGCCACCGCACGACCGGCCGCCACATCGAGCCCGTCCCCGGACACCGCACGACCGGCCGCCGGCTCGAGCCCGTCGGGCGATTGCGGGCGAACCGGCCTCCGGACGTCCCCGGCCCCCGCACTCGCGCCCGCCCTTGGCACCGGCACCGTCTCGTCGGCCGTCACCACCGTCGACGCCGTCGACCACCCGTGCCGGTCCAGGCCTCGCGCCAGCGCCCGCACCATCTGCGGATCGAACTGCGTGCCCGCACACCTCTTCAGCTCCTCCACCGCTGCCGGCACCGGCCTCCCTCTCCGGTACGACCGCGTCGACGTCATCGCGTCGAACGCGTCGGCCACCGCGACGACCCTCGCGAACTCGGGGATCTCCCGCCCGCTGAGCCCGTACGGATAGCCGCTGCCGTCGAGCCGCTCGTGGTGGTGCAGGATCGCCGCTCGCGCCTCGCCCAGGAACCCGATGCCCCGGACGATCTCGTGCCCGTACTCCGGATGCAGTTCGATCACGCGCCGTTCCTCCGGGGTGAGCGGCCCGTCCTTGCGCAGCACCCGGGTCGGGACGCAGAGCTTGCCGACGTCGTGCAGGATCCCGGCGAAGCGGAGCACTTCGAGGCGGTCCTCCGCCATGCCGAGTTCCCTGGCGATCAGCACGGAGGCCCGCCCCACGCGCTCGCTGTGCCCGCGGGTGTACGTGTCCTTGATGTCGACGGCCTGCACCAGCGCCCTGATGGTGGCGCGGTGCGCGGCGTGCTCACGGTGG harbors:
- a CDS encoding HD-GYP domain-containing protein, with translation MRATPSAARAHILAAAVCATLCALPALRPGAGIAWTTVGLLTALYLACELPGRCRLLGSSVPISAGSFFPLLLAAAFLLPPAAAALVAIPGSFVGRVEHAPATARRIWRAAQLALTVWAASYVHGLLGGGATLGGPGPERLPDFPYALLPACAAALAFSLVLTALDGSILATAERLPLRHAWSGLLPRSLGPHLVHGLAGLMMAVLWRSSYGPVSALFVLLPMYISCWIFSQYHREHAAHRATIRALVQAVDIKDTYTRGHSERVGRASVLIARELGMAEDRLEVLRFAGILHDVGKLCVPTRVLRKDGPLTPEERRVIELHPEYGHEIVRGIGFLGEARAAILHHHERLDGSGYPYGLSGREIPEFARVVAVADAFDAMTSTRSYRRGRPVPAAVEELKRCAGTQFDPQMVRALARGLDRHGWSTASTVVTADETVPVPRAGASAGAGDVRRPVRPQSPDGLEPAAGRAVSGDGLDVAAGRAVAADGYGLAPGAQPSVDRTR